A window from Ignavibacteriota bacterium encodes these proteins:
- a CDS encoding dihydrofolate reductase family protein, which produces MANLVFGMNQSLDGYVDHTAFSPSPTLFRHFIKEAQMQAGSVYGRQMYEIMRYWDDDHPEWNADELAFAVAWRAQPKWVVSRSLKSVGPNARLVEQDLEGAIRKLKDQHDGEIEIAGPDLARNLTDLCLIDEYRIYLHPVVLGHGKPYFAGPRPSLHLMTHDRIDDDVIRLTYAPDRSRDSTDRNHR; this is translated from the coding sequence ATGGCGAACCTCGTATTCGGAATGAACCAATCCCTGGACGGCTATGTCGACCATACAGCGTTTTCACCAAGCCCCACGCTCTTCCGCCATTTCATCAAGGAGGCTCAGATGCAGGCGGGAAGCGTTTACGGTCGCCAGATGTATGAGATCATGCGGTACTGGGACGATGATCATCCTGAATGGAACGCAGATGAACTCGCCTTTGCGGTAGCGTGGCGGGCTCAGCCGAAATGGGTCGTCTCCCGCTCGTTGAAGTCGGTCGGCCCCAATGCCAGGCTTGTTGAGCAGGATCTTGAGGGAGCTATTCGCAAGTTGAAGGACCAGCACGACGGGGAGATCGAGATTGCTGGCCCGGACTTGGCGCGCAACCTCACCGACCTTTGTCTGATCGATGAGTATCGAATCTACCTGCACCCCGTTGTGCTTGGTCACGGCAAACCATATTTCGCCGGCCCCAGGCCGTCGCTCCACCTCATGACTCATGACCGAATTGACGATGATGTTATCAGGTTGACCTACGCTCCTGACCGATCCCGCGACTCGACGGATCGCAATCACCGGTAG